The genomic DNA CCTTTCACTAATCCAAATGTAACATTTCTTGAGAACTTCCATATTACCTTGGCAGACCTTTCACCAACTTCAGCTTCTCAATATTTTGTTTCAACTGATGGAGTTTTCAATGCAAGGGGAAGAGTTTTAGGTGGTGGTAGCTCTATCAATGCTGGTTTCTATACTAGAGCTAGCTCAAGGTAATTAAACTTCATAGTTcatacaatttttgttttttttaacttccACTTTTCATTATTTGAATGAAAATATGTCTTTCTTTTAGATTATTGCTAtccatattagaaaaaatttcttAGACAACCCAAAGCCAAACGTGTATACATATGCATTAAGAGAAATAGAGATATAAAAAATGATTCGATATATGTGAtagattgatgacgtgataggAAGAGAAAAAATGAGGTGTTGAATATGCGTAAATAAATTTAAGATGTACAAATATTACAGGTGAtccatattttattaatatttttttttttgagaagaaTACATTGCATCTAGGATATGTATGTGTCATATgatatgtgttgattatatgtCAGTGTTTTATTCTTCCATGTTTGATAATAAATACACATAccctgtcaaaaaataaaataatatacatgcaaaagttacatttttattttattattaaagctccctaattttttttattattaaagttacttttttttttttgagcagtTATTAAAGTTACTTTTTGAATAGTTTATCCGAACATTTAATGCTAgagttatatttaaaaaaagaataaaaaatacaaattatagaACATAGGGAtgtttaaatgtatttttccatttctatatatgatttgtttacTGATATTCTTATAACTATTTACTACCTATGGTACACACCTAATAAATTTgcatctcaacacaccttgaatgtctttaagaaaagaaagaaaagttgtTTGCGtgggaagaaaataaaattgtggtAAAGAACAATGCTCGATTTAATTACTTTCATGTTGAAATTGTagtaaatttattgaaaagctAGTAGTTAAATATTCTAttctcaatttaaaaaaaaaaatagttcggTTCAATTGAAGACATTATTACATCTTCAAACTTTAGTATAAGGGTAGGTCACAATCTTTAGTATAATAATGTTTAACAACTAGATAGTGTTATGCATTTCACCCACATGTCACATCTTCAAACTCCAGtcaaatagaataaaattagaAACCCTGGTTAACTTTTCTCCCtctaattactaacattttgCAACAATATGTTTGATTGTGCTTAATAATTAGTCCCACAACAAATCATCCTAATTCCTATGCTTAATATTTGGATATGATAATAAATAcctatttaagtaatttgctAAGAAAATAGCTACTTCTAGTACATTGAAATGTTAGAAGCATcaacaagaaagtaaaaaagggaaagaaaatgtttgtacaaaattgtcattaagaattcaagaaagaaaaaatggttaCAAATCCTTCCATTAGGAATTGATTGTTTAGGATAAATATAGTAAATAGTGAACCACCCTTATATTGGTGACATTTATGTTTGCACATTTCTTAGACGAAACTCTTCTCTAtttagttaaattaaattaaatgctACATGTGGTCCTTTGATAGTGATTAGGTAAGAGGGTCCAGATCTGAAGGAAATACATTCATTGTTACAAGGAAAGCCTCCAATTTTGGTGAAAAAGTCATTAAGGTGCTCTTTAGATTCCATGGTCCTTATTAGGAAATATGAACCACAGGAGCTATTAGTATTCCTTGTACGTTGAATTAGGGAGGGAGTCTTAtcctaattaaaatttaattgagCACacacataaaatttaaaagagaaacgataaattatttctcttttaaattttatcattcttGTGTATGCgcctaaatattttatatttgggATGAGATTGTGTCCAACTTagtagggtttagggtttagctTTAATAAGTATGTGTTTtgctgtaaaaaaatattttacccaATTAAGTTTagggtaaaatatatttttgatttctataaatataccaactttttgttttcgtccctctaaaattttccttcaacttttagtcctcaaatatttttcatcttcacttttggtcccttctttaaagtaaactcatatgtagaattcatatttttgagtaaaattttgcagaaaaattcataatattataagaatctctcccaaaaacatttagaatttttttaacaaaacatgaatttaatatgatattttatggttaaaaattcatattaaatttatgttttgttaaaaaattctattttttttttatgaaagatttttacaatattctacacatttatgctaaatttcattaaaaaaaaaaatactaaaattaacttaaaaatagataccaaaagtagtgattgaaaattttatagggactaaaacttgaaggaaaattttagacaactaaaaacatatttaatccttattaaatttaattggtgtatagtagaaaagtttctagtttaaaaaaattcacaGGATTTGAAGCTTATTTGAGTGGATGATCTCTAGCCTAAACATGGTTTAGGCCAAATTTTGTTGCTTACATAAATTGACAactctatatattttttatattaacagTGTATATTAGTCTAccctaaaaataaaagtgtataTTAATctaatctttatttattttcaaacataaatatatacaatttcTATGCCATTTTCAAAAGTGGTTATTACAGTtacaataatattattaatgagaGGCTGCAACTAACACATGCAGCGGTTTAATCGATAGAAGACATTTTGagtagagaaatgatatttgtacaaccactttgtgacaactttctctctcatattcacattattatcttattctctctcttcctttttctctctccattgtttttgaccaatgaaaagatagagagagaagaagttgtcacaaaaattatatcaaatgattgttcaaatatcactactcttttgaGTAAAATATGGCTCCAGTTTTTTCCTAGCAAGGTCCCTACATTTGCTGTAACTAGTTGCAATACTTTTCCAGCCACTTAATTTAATTAAGTTCTTTACTAATTggaaaattcttttttatttattcaattcatATACTACTATTAATTAGTTTCTCCAAATATTATACACATCCCGTCAATGTAAGTCAAACAATCACAACCAATCATgtatataaatttaaagatagTGTTATCGAAGTCAAATATTTCTAACGATctgatgattatgattgatctgtaaaaaaatatactctAATAAGGCATattaattaaatctaaaaaCTTATATGGAATATGACATGCAGGTTTATAAACAAGGCAGGGTGGGATGTGAAGCTAGTAAATGAGTCATACCCTTGGGTTGAGAAGCAAATTGTTCATCGTCCAAAGTTTTCACCATTTCAAAGAGCAGTTAGGGACAGCCTTATAGACAATGGAGTCTCTCCTTTTAATGGTTTCACCTATGATCATATATATGGAACAAAAGTCGGCGGAACCATTTTCGACAGATTTGGTCGCCGACACACAGCTGCCGAACTTCTTGCTTCTGGAAACCCTGACAAACTTACTGTTTTGGTTCATGCTACTGTCCAAAAGATTGTTTTTGATACAACAGGTACATATACTATATAAGATATTTTAAGTCAAAGAGTTAAACATATACTTAAAATTTATGCGAAACGAATTTCATGCAGTCAGTGATCTCAGTCGTCGATAAAGATCGAATAGTAGATAATTCGAGTTACTGATTGGAAACAGTCATGATGTTAGCCATATAATATCTATCAATGGCTTAGATAGACTGACTGCGATGACAACTGAAAATTCTGACTGCAGGGTGTCCGAATCCAACGTTATGGCATATTAGGCCCTTCAAAGTAACTTATGACTAAAATAGGCAATATCCTATTTTTGCAGGTAAGAGACCAAAAGCAATAGGGGTTATTTTCAATGATGAAAATGGGAAACAACATGAGGCAAGGTTGGGAAATGATATGCAAAGTGAAGTGATATTGTCTAGTGGGGCAATTGGGTCTCCTCAAATGCTATTGCTAAGTGGAATTGGTCCTAAAGATGAACTTCAGAACTTGAACATCTCAGTGGTCCTTAACAATCCTTTTGTTGGGAAGGGAATGATAGATAATCCTATGAACACAGTTTTTGTTCCTTCTAATAGGCCAGTTCATCAGTCACTCATACAAACTGTAGGTATCACCAAGAAAGGTATATATATTGAGGCTAGTAGTGGATTTAGTCAGTCCAACAGCAGCATTCACTGCCATCATGGTATCATGTCACCTGAGGTATgcaataatatttctataatttcttaaaataaagttaaaataatcactttttgaATCCTTATGGCCTGTTTGGTTTgagaaaacaatttatattttttcgttttcatttttcacttctAATTATAAAATCGTCTGATGTTTTCACTTTGTTTCTTGATTTCAATGATTTGTAGCTGTTTCCACCGTTTCTTGTACAAATCGTTAAAATCAAGAAATAGAGTGCAAACTATATGACtgtttcataattaaaaatgaaaacagtaAAAATTTTCTCAAACCTAATAGGCCCTTAAGCAAATGTGCATAGTAGATTAGAAACCAGAAgtaattgttttcatttttacacaATAAACCAGATCGGACAACTTCACACAATTCCTCCCAAGCAAAGATCAATAGAAGCTATTGAAGCTTACAAGAAGAATAAGCGAGACATACCTGTTGAAGCATTCAAGGGAGGCTTTGTCTTGTCCAAAGTTGGCAGTGCTTGGTCAGTAGGTGAGCTCAAGTTGGTCAACACCAATGTGAATGAAAATCCTGCTGTTACCTTCAACTACTTCAGTCATCCATACGATTTAAAGCGCTGCGTCGAAGGGATCAGCATGGCCATTAAAGTAGTCCAGTCAGAACACTTCACAAACTACACATTATGTAAAAGAGAAACCGCAGAGAGACTTCTTAACCTTAGTGTGAAGACTACTGTCAACTTCATACCAAAACATGCCAATGACACATCTTCCCTAGAGCAGTTCTGCAAAGACACTGTCATCACAATTTGGCATTACCATGGTGGATGTCATGTGGGAAAGGTAGTTAGCCCTGATTATAAGGTTCTTGACGTTGACAGACTCCGAGTCGTCGATGGTTCAACGTTTACTGAATCACCAGGAACAAATCCTCAAGCCACTGTGATGATGATGGGAAGGTATGCATAATGCATGCAtgaattatattcataaaactgataaacatgtgtttttataaaatctagatatgtttttagtctttgtaaaatttacattttttggttttagttccggtatccactttttagtccctagaAGTATACGATTTTGTAATTTGTAGAGACTTAAAAGTGGGTACaaggaccaaaaaaaaaatttaatataactatactgactaaaaatatatttaaccctaaaatctAATTACACAAGTTATGATACAGATTACAAAATTTGCATATGAATAATGTATTTATGTTTGTACAGGTACATGGGAGTGAAGATTTTGAGAGGTAGGTTGGGAAGATTGGCTGGTATATAAGGAGGATTTTGCTGTGTGAAGATCACTTCAAGTATtgaaaaaaccaacaaaagtATGTAATATGAAGATAAAAGAAGCTGTTGcatatcaaaaagaaaagaaaaaacaattggcTGTAGAATTGGAAATGAATTTAGTTTATTCTTGGTGTAATTTCTAGAATACAGTGATTATTAGTAATCAACAAAGTCTTAGCTTTTTGAGTATAGTGGCTTATTTTAACCTCTATTTCAAGGGAAAAAGAGTAGTCATTTTGAGTTggtaaaatctattttttcattAGGCATTAAAACTtgaaaacaattgatttttttagtttttgaaaagcAAGCAAAATGGTAGTGTCCAATTAAAGATCGAGAGTATAATAACTACACAAAATATGCCTAGAAGTTGTTTCTTTCCATCACTCATTTAAAATATCTGCATTATGTGTAACTATACTCCTTTGAACAAATTTGTACATGTTTAAATAAGTTCCAgagaattaatttaaaaatgtacCTCTTGAGCAGAAAATTAAGTATTCATTATAATGTCAAAGTTAGCCTAGACCTGATATTGGTTATATATAACCAAAAAAGATGTAAAagaaatgaatcaaatgaatttctttattattttagcATAGAAAATATTGTTGGACTGCACTGAAATtcaaaataaagttcttttgtATTGGCTTGACTATTTACTTTAGGAGCTTAGGAAAGATATGATACACCATAAGTTTCTATAATTCAATGGTAAcataaaatagcttatacaaggacacaattttattcattttgctCCATAAGTTTGTAACCAACAAAGATGGCTGCTTTTTGGTTTTGAGCATGAAAAAATATGCCATTTTTTCTATAACAGTATAAGAAAATGCAACCAAATCATAAACTTCTGTCTCAGTAATAAACATAAGTCCATTTTCATCATTATTTGTTTTCAGGAAGTGGTGACTTAATGGGATCCAGGCCATAGTTTAGTTGAAAATCCATGTTCACTTGTGCTACCTTTAGACAAACCTCTCAAATTTTTCCAGAAATGTCTTTTCTTCTCGGTGGTAATAGGCCCTGAAGTGGATTGCCTCCTGAATGACTCAAATTCTTGACCTGAAGTGCTGAGCAACTCTGAATCTGATAATCTTAACTTTTCATCACCAGATTGATAGGCATGAAGTGTTTTTTGATACTCCGAAAACTCTACTCTCTCATCTGAAACCTCGAAAAACTTACCTTCGACATTAGTTACAAGACTCTCTTTTTGAAAACTACCTGATCTTACGTAGTTTGTTTCCTCAAATTCGCTGCATACAAGCTGCAATGCTTGAACAACTTCTCCCATGAAAGGTCGTTGAGATACTTCTGGTTGAACGCACATGGAAGCAATCGCTGCAACCTTTACGACAGTATCAATGGATATGTTTGGCTTTACGAATGGGTCTATGATTGTTTGCAAGCCTTCGTCACTCGTGAGAAGTGGACGGACCCATGTCACGAGATTTTCTTGACCTGCTGGTTGTGACAAATCCACAGGCTTTCTACCGGTTAGGAGCTCAAGGAGTACAACTCCGTAACTGTAAACATCACTTTTGGCGAGAAGATGACCTGTCATTGCATATTCAGGAGCTAAGTAGCTGCAAAAACATGATGGCATTGAGATTAATTCAGTTTTCATTCTAGAGAATTATTATTAAGAATTCTAATATAACCATTCATATGAACCCTGGTTCAAAAGTAAACATATACGGAAAAGACGCATCAACATGAAATGAAAGTGCTAGCAACTAGCAAAGGGATTATTACCCGAATGTTCCCATGACATGTGTGGAGATGTGCTTGTTTCCATCTTCCAGAGCTGTTCTAGCCAATCCAAAATCTGAAACCTTGGCTGTAAAATCATGTCCCAACAAGATGTTACTGGACTTGAAGTCCCGGTGTATGACATAAGGATTGGAATCTTCGTGCAGATAAGCCAATCCCCGAGCTGCACCAAGAGCAATCTTCATCCGGGCATTCCAATCCAATGGATCGCTTTCCTTGTCAGCACCTGGTAAAATAGAGATTACTCAGAAGTCAGTATCTGAAAAGAAATGATCACCACTGACTTACTTACATAAGTGTTGATGAAATTCTTGAAGTGTGGGTTTGCTTACCATGCAAGTGGGATTCCACACTTCCATTAGGGACAAGCTCATAGACTAGGCAACGAGTTTGTTTCTCTATGCATATACCTATCAATTTAACTAAATTTCTATGGTGCAGTCGGCTAAGCATCTCAACTTCTGCCAGGAATTCGCGGCCACCACGTCGATCCTCTCTTTTGAGAATCTTTACTGCTACGTCTCTCCCATCATTTAGAACACCTTTGTAAACAAGTCCAAAGCCACCTTCTCCTAATATTCTAGAAGTGTCAAAGTTATTTGTTGCTTTCTCTAAGTCATTCAAGGTAAAATTCTTGGCGGACCCTGTATATGCTATCATTCCTGAATTGAAGGATCGTGATCCAGATCCTGACATAATCCCATGATTTAATGACCCGGAAACCCCTGCCACATTCAAACCAAATTCTATAAAATAGCATCCTTTGATTCCATTTTATGATGCTTAAAGAAAACAGGATCTTTATTTTgtataatatattctaaactatcAATAAAGCTTTTACCGAGTTGGTAATTGGACTTACTTAACTGTTTTGAAGAAGTTGACATTAAGCTATCTGAAACGTGTTCATGTTGATGAGTACAACAACTGTATTTCAACAGACAAAGCCAAGCAAGTCCAAGGAATAGAACAAAAGCAGTAATTGATGACAGTacaattataaaaatcattCTTCCGTTGCtcccttctttttctttgtttggtaAAGCTACTCCTAAAGGTTTCATCATCATTCCGTTGTTGTCACGACCAGGATTTGGACCATCATCTATACTAGAAACACCTGAGGGAATTGAAGGTGGAGATGGCGGAAGACCTGCATGCAGTATGCGAAAATATAAATCTAAAGAGAGATATCTACTAACGAAACCAAACATACTACAAAAAGTCACTTTCTAACATAAATAATCATAACAAACTTGTAATCAATATATAACCTGGATAATGAACATAAAGTACTTCATAAGCACCAAAGAGGGAATCATCTATTAGAATCTCCCTGTGCCAGAATTTCTTGTATATTAAAAATGCTGCAGTATTGTCAAATTTTACGCCTTTAGGTACCAAGTTTATGATAATATTGGTCTTATCTAGTTGCTGGTTAGCTGCATCGGCTCCCATAATACGAACTTGTGTATGGTTCAGCATAGCACTCG from Medicago truncatula cultivar Jemalong A17 chromosome 8, MtrunA17r5.0-ANR, whole genome shotgun sequence includes the following:
- the LOC25500450 gene encoding receptor-like serine/threonine-protein kinase ALE2; this encodes MGVFLIFLIFMLHFVLSNQQLHEFSDTNLPHFRTRSHLSIAVPPTVSSSHVRSSIAQPPDKSSSGVPRSIAFPHSKSPDKAPRKVWKHGSLGSPISHHKHHHHSRIKNENRTPGTNSPIQAPSYSSQGPSVFKAQPPFSSPKSKFIHAPAPSPAFWSGHLDVPYPSPRISPLGSPLNKIKTPPPAYTLVLPPPPPNKDCLSVTCSEPLTYTPPGSPCGCVWPLQVKLRIGISIYKCFPLVSKLADEIAASAMLNHTQVRIMGADAANQQLDKTNIIINLVPKGVKFDNTAAFLIYKKFWHREILIDDSLFGAYEVLYVHYPGLPPSPPSIPSGVSSIDDGPNPGRDNNGMMMKPLGVALPNKEKEGSNGRMIFIIVLSSITAFVLFLGLAWLCLLKYSCCTHQHEHVSDSLMSTSSKQLRVSGSLNHGIMSGSGSRSFNSGMIAYTGSAKNFTLNDLEKATNNFDTSRILGEGGFGLVYKGVLNDGRDVAVKILKREDRRGGREFLAEVEMLSRLHHRNLVKLIGICIEKQTRCLVYELVPNGSVESHLHGADKESDPLDWNARMKIALGAARGLAYLHEDSNPYVIHRDFKSSNILLGHDFTAKVSDFGLARTALEDGNKHISTHVMGTFGYLAPEYAMTGHLLAKSDVYSYGVVLLELLTGRKPVDLSQPAGQENLVTWVRPLLTSDEGLQTIIDPFVKPNISIDTVVKVAAIASMCVQPEVSQRPFMGEVVQALQLVCSEFEETNYVRSGSFQKESLVTNVEGKFFEVSDERVEFSEYQKTLHAYQSGDEKLRLSDSELLSTSGQEFESFRRQSTSGPITTEKKRHFWKNLRGLSKGSTSEHGFSTKLWPGSH
- the LOC25500449 gene encoding protein HOTHEAD yields the protein MASVGTVKFLLCLILWLWNCNFLPHCQGKQEYPFIKKASTFSSPSISTTSINKAYDYIIVGGGTAGCPLAATLSQNFSVLVLERGGVPFTNPNVTFLENFHITLADLSPTSASQYFVSTDGVFNARGRVLGGGSSINAGFYTRASSRFINKAGWDVKLVNESYPWVEKQIVHRPKFSPFQRAVRDSLIDNGVSPFNGFTYDHIYGTKVGGTIFDRFGRRHTAAELLASGNPDKLTVLVHATVQKIVFDTTGKRPKAIGVIFNDENGKQHEARLGNDMQSEVILSSGAIGSPQMLLLSGIGPKDELQNLNISVVLNNPFVGKGMIDNPMNTVFVPSNRPVHQSLIQTVGITKKGIYIEASSGFSQSNSSIHCHHGIMSPEIGQLHTIPPKQRSIEAIEAYKKNKRDIPVEAFKGGFVLSKVGSAWSVGELKLVNTNVNENPAVTFNYFSHPYDLKRCVEGISMAIKVVQSEHFTNYTLCKRETAERLLNLSVKTTVNFIPKHANDTSSLEQFCKDTVITIWHYHGGCHVGKVVSPDYKVLDVDRLRVVDGSTFTESPGTNPQATVMMMGRYMGVKILRGRLGRLAGI